Proteins co-encoded in one Capnocytophaga ochracea DSM 7271 genomic window:
- a CDS encoding DUF4377 domain-containing protein: MKKIKFMMLLSVAIGLGSCSTSTQAVYWVNSSQVESSAGAGKMQCLQVYKGDNLSKAQWEAFCAPIEGFTFEEGYFKKIEVSEKPLKDVSAGAPNIAYTLVREIEKVKDSRFDLQGEWKLVSMGEMVITPEAQPTLKLNISEMKVNGSDSCNTFMGSIKTLTDKELVFGDLASTLMLCVEKMEVADAFGMAMQKVRQYQLKGDQLLLTDKQGGVLLTFAKK; this comes from the coding sequence ATGAAGAAAATCAAGTTTATGATGCTACTGAGCGTAGCAATAGGATTGGGGAGTTGCTCTACCAGTACCCAAGCGGTATATTGGGTAAATAGCTCCCAGGTAGAAAGCAGTGCAGGAGCTGGCAAAATGCAATGCTTGCAAGTGTACAAAGGCGATAATTTAAGTAAAGCACAATGGGAGGCTTTTTGTGCTCCTATTGAAGGTTTTACCTTTGAAGAAGGCTACTTTAAGAAGATAGAAGTAAGCGAAAAACCGCTGAAAGACGTCTCCGCCGGTGCACCAAATATTGCTTATACTTTGGTGCGCGAAATAGAAAAGGTGAAAGACTCTCGGTTTGATTTGCAAGGCGAATGGAAACTGGTGAGTATGGGAGAAATGGTTATCACTCCTGAGGCACAGCCTACATTAAAACTCAATATCAGTGAAATGAAGGTGAACGGCTCTGACAGCTGTAATACCTTTATGGGAAGTATTAAAACCCTCACCGATAAAGAACTTGTATTTGGTGATTTAGCTTCTACACTAATGCTTTGTGTAGAAAAAATGGAGGTTGCTGATGCTTTTGGTATGGCTATGCAAAAGGTAAGACAATACCAACTAAAAGGAGACCAACTGTTGCTTACCGATAAACAAGGAGGCGTACTCCTTACTTTTGCAAAGAAATAG
- the recA gene encoding recombinase RecA: MAKTTKDNKEMSVEEAKKQALKLTLEKLDKTYGKGTVRALGDNPVEDVEVYSTGSIGLDAALGVGGYPKGRVIEIYGPESSGKTTLTLHAIAEVQKAKGTAAFIDAEHAFDPVYAQRLGVDVKNLLITQPDSGEQALEIADALIRSNAVDLVVIDSVAALTPKGEIDGEMGDSKMGLHARLMSQALRKITGSISKAKCIVIFINQLRDKIGITFGNPETTTGGNALKFYASVRIDIRKDGGPQGSAAIKDSNGEIIGNKTKVKIVKNKVASPFKTATFDIMFGLGISKSAELLELGVEADIVDKSGAFYSYKGTRLGQGRDASIAMLNDNPEIAEQIEVELREWLKHNELSSNPKKGKKSTKAKDKKVVEPEYSEEEYDEADTYDEEDD, encoded by the coding sequence ATGGCTAAAACAACAAAAGATAACAAGGAAATGAGTGTAGAAGAGGCTAAAAAACAAGCTCTAAAACTCACCTTAGAAAAATTAGACAAAACCTATGGCAAAGGAACTGTACGTGCCTTAGGCGATAATCCTGTCGAAGACGTAGAAGTTTACTCTACGGGTTCTATCGGGCTCGATGCCGCTTTAGGCGTTGGAGGATATCCTAAAGGGCGCGTAATCGAAATTTATGGACCTGAATCTTCTGGTAAAACAACTCTTACACTGCACGCTATCGCCGAAGTACAAAAAGCTAAAGGAACAGCTGCTTTTATCGATGCTGAACACGCTTTCGACCCTGTTTACGCACAACGCTTAGGTGTAGATGTTAAAAATCTATTGATTACTCAGCCTGACAGTGGCGAACAAGCTCTTGAAATTGCCGATGCTCTTATTCGTTCCAATGCAGTAGACCTCGTAGTAATCGACTCGGTGGCAGCACTTACTCCCAAAGGTGAGATTGATGGCGAAATGGGAGACTCTAAAATGGGACTTCACGCCCGACTAATGTCTCAAGCTTTACGCAAAATCACCGGTAGTATTAGCAAAGCAAAATGTATTGTTATTTTCATCAATCAGTTGCGTGATAAAATAGGTATTACTTTTGGGAACCCCGAAACAACTACAGGGGGTAATGCACTTAAATTTTATGCTTCTGTGCGTATAGATATCCGTAAAGACGGAGGACCTCAAGGAAGCGCAGCTATTAAGGACAGCAATGGCGAAATCATCGGTAATAAAACCAAGGTGAAAATAGTTAAAAACAAAGTAGCATCGCCTTTTAAAACCGCTACTTTCGATATTATGTTTGGCTTAGGTATCTCTAAGTCTGCTGAACTTCTTGAGTTAGGCGTTGAGGCTGATATCGTAGATAAAAGCGGTGCTTTTTATAGCTATAAAGGCACCCGATTAGGTCAAGGACGTGACGCCTCTATTGCAATGCTTAACGACAATCCAGAAATAGCTGAACAAATAGAAGTAGAACTACGCGAATGGCTTAAACATAATGAACTCTCTTCTAATCCTAAAAAAGGTAAAAAGAGTACTAAGGCTAAAGATAAAAAGGTAGTAGAACCCGAGTATTCTGAAGAGGAATACGATGAAGCCGATACCTATGACGAAGAAGATGATTAG
- a CDS encoding nucleotide pyrophosphohydrolase: protein MDIKNAQLAVDNWIKEHGVRYFNELTNMAQLTEEVGEVARIIARRYGEQSEKESDKNKDLGEELADVVFVVLCLANQTGIDLQEAFDKKMLKKTQRDHDRHHNNEKLK, encoded by the coding sequence ATGGATATCAAAAATGCACAATTAGCAGTTGATAATTGGATAAAAGAACACGGGGTTCGCTATTTTAATGAACTTACCAATATGGCACAGCTCACTGAGGAAGTAGGAGAGGTTGCCCGTATTATAGCTCGCCGTTATGGAGAACAGTCCGAGAAAGAAAGTGATAAAAACAAAGATTTAGGCGAAGAACTCGCCGATGTAGTATTTGTAGTACTTTGCTTAGCCAATCAAACAGGGATTGACTTGCAAGAGGCTTTCGATAAGAAGATGCTAAAAAAAACACAACGTGACCACGACCGTCATCACAATAATGAAAAACTAAAATAA
- the porN gene encoding type IX secretion system ring subunit PorN/GldN, producing MHVKNIILLLLSVFAFQLSKAQVNILNAKVASDIGVKSEARIEADNDKPLPYGYVDDRDILWSVEVWEVIDLNERANFPLLFPTDTLEIDAYRRSLYDVLLKNIKNGKIQDIYVDSYFTQTKTAESIEASLSKVDTLDVGYEQLNAGEALSPEYVTHRNLESADIAQYHIRGIWYFDKRQGELKYRLLALAPVAPDVNFIDSDDSTMSALVPLFWVFYPQVRDILHEAKTFNRKNDARPVSFDHVLNARMFSSVIFKEANVYGDRKIKEFLPDNALFQLLEADKIKEKIRDREQDMWTN from the coding sequence ATGCACGTAAAAAATATAATATTATTATTGCTTTCAGTATTTGCATTTCAGCTCTCCAAAGCTCAGGTAAACATTTTAAACGCAAAAGTAGCAAGCGATATAGGTGTTAAATCTGAAGCTCGAATAGAAGCTGATAATGACAAACCACTACCTTATGGCTATGTGGACGACCGCGATATCCTTTGGTCAGTAGAGGTGTGGGAAGTAATCGACCTCAACGAGAGAGCTAACTTTCCCCTCCTTTTCCCTACCGATACCTTGGAAATAGATGCTTATCGTCGCTCATTGTATGATGTACTTTTGAAGAACATCAAAAATGGTAAAATTCAAGATATCTATGTAGATTCTTATTTTACTCAAACAAAAACAGCTGAGTCAATAGAAGCATCACTATCAAAGGTAGATACTTTAGATGTAGGCTATGAGCAACTTAATGCAGGTGAAGCTCTTTCTCCTGAATATGTAACTCATAGAAACTTAGAGTCTGCAGATATCGCTCAGTACCACATTAGAGGTATTTGGTATTTCGACAAACGCCAAGGTGAATTAAAATATCGTTTGCTCGCGTTAGCTCCTGTAGCTCCCGACGTAAACTTTATAGATTCTGATGACTCTACTATGTCGGCATTAGTACCTCTATTCTGGGTATTCTATCCGCAAGTACGCGATATTTTGCACGAAGCGAAAACCTTTAATAGGAAGAATGATGCTCGCCCTGTATCTTTCGACCACGTTTTAAATGCACGAATGTTTAGTTCCGTGATATTTAAAGAAGCGAATGTATACGGCGACAGAAAAATCAAGGAATTCCTTCCTGATAATGCACTCTTCCAATTGTTAGAAGCTGACAAAATTAAAGAGAAAATTCGCGACAGAGAGCAAGATATGTGGACAAACTAA
- the porM gene encoding type IX secretion system motor protein PorM/GldM, whose product MAGGKLSPRQKMINLMYLVFLAMIALNMGKQVLDAFGLVNQKFESSNKRANEGTSNALAELANKANENQAQYGEIYEQSKQIKELSDGLYSYIQDIKTKVEDVIGQKDIPVNQRNYQAMDQSDFTDNYFFAEGAQAKAHASEFIEKMKTYREGVLKVLGDNPAYKALADKVSVNFNTDDVKNREGRTVKWLNFNFEGFPYVATLAKLSMMQSDILTTQQEFFDTALAGSLKSQVSMTNYTTLLEQGKGAYYQGEKFDGSIVLGRKDATTRPNEVDIAIDGRKLGTSEYTIEDGRVKLNISAGNTGDHKITGNLYFDQDGKRIAVPVAQSFSVIPKPNSAVISADKMNVVYRGVANPITISMPGVPDNKISASAPGLSKASGSGAWVMRPGQGREVTIHVTGELAGQKFSSSKMFRIKNIPRAVTSLGGQIGNAKLPKANVSVMPVMAVLEDFDFDLKLQVNEFKVFIPGQPSVYVKGSRMNEQARAAVLRAKRGDKIQIFDVKASIIGNSDLRLPPVSPIVVEITN is encoded by the coding sequence ATGGCAGGTGGAAAATTAAGTCCAAGACAGAAGATGATTAACCTGATGTACTTAGTATTCCTTGCGATGATCGCATTGAATATGGGCAAGCAAGTACTAGATGCATTCGGGTTAGTGAATCAAAAGTTTGAATCATCAAACAAAAGAGCTAATGAAGGCACATCTAATGCTTTAGCCGAATTAGCAAATAAAGCAAATGAGAATCAAGCTCAATATGGTGAGATATATGAACAATCCAAACAAATAAAGGAACTATCAGATGGATTGTACAGCTATATCCAAGATATTAAAACCAAAGTAGAAGATGTAATTGGTCAAAAAGACATTCCTGTAAATCAAAGAAACTATCAGGCAATGGATCAGTCAGATTTTACTGATAATTATTTCTTTGCTGAGGGAGCACAAGCTAAAGCTCACGCAAGTGAATTCATTGAAAAAATGAAAACCTATCGCGAAGGAGTATTAAAAGTATTGGGAGATAATCCAGCTTATAAAGCTTTGGCCGATAAAGTAAGCGTAAACTTTAATACTGACGACGTAAAGAATAGAGAAGGCAGAACCGTAAAATGGTTAAATTTTAACTTTGAAGGGTTTCCTTACGTTGCAACTTTGGCAAAACTCTCAATGATGCAGTCAGACATCTTAACTACTCAACAAGAATTTTTCGATACTGCTTTGGCAGGTAGCTTGAAATCACAAGTTTCAATGACTAACTATACAACTTTACTTGAACAAGGTAAAGGAGCGTATTACCAAGGTGAGAAATTCGATGGTTCTATCGTATTGGGTAGAAAAGACGCTACTACACGTCCTAATGAAGTAGACATCGCTATCGACGGTAGAAAGTTAGGAACAAGTGAATACACTATTGAAGATGGTCGTGTGAAATTAAACATTTCAGCAGGTAATACAGGTGACCACAAAATTACAGGTAACTTGTACTTCGACCAAGACGGAAAACGTATTGCTGTTCCTGTAGCACAATCTTTCTCAGTGATTCCTAAACCAAACTCAGCAGTTATTTCAGCTGATAAGATGAACGTAGTGTATCGTGGTGTTGCTAACCCTATCACTATCTCTATGCCTGGTGTTCCTGATAACAAAATTTCAGCATCAGCACCTGGTTTATCTAAAGCGAGTGGTAGTGGTGCTTGGGTAATGCGTCCAGGACAAGGTAGAGAAGTTACTATTCACGTAACAGGTGAGCTTGCAGGACAAAAATTCAGCTCTTCTAAAATGTTCCGTATTAAAAATATCCCACGTGCTGTAACCAGCTTGGGCGGACAAATAGGAAACGCTAAATTACCAAAAGCAAACGTATCTGTAATGCCTGTGATGGCTGTTTTGGAAGACTTCGACTTCGACTTGAAACTACAAGTAAACGAATTTAAAGTGTTCATTCCAGGACAACCAAGTGTATACGTGAAAGGTAGTAGAATGAACGAACAAGCAAGAGCAGCTGTTCTAAGAGCTAAACGTGGTGATAAAATCCAGATATTTGACGTAAAAGCAAGTATCATCGGTAATTCTGACCTCAGATTACCTCCTGTATCACCAATCGTAGTTGAAATAACAAACTAA